The sequence below is a genomic window from Streptosporangium lutulentum.
GCCGATGAGCTCCCTTCCGTTCCAGGCGGTGCCGCCGCGCGGTGCGCGCCCCATTCCTGAAGATCCATGAAAGCCGTCCTCGGGACCGCCCTGGCCCTTTCCCTGCTGACGGGATGCGCGCCGAAGGCGATCGCATTCACGACGCCCTCCAAGCCGCCGGGTGCGACCGAGGCCCAGTGGGAGATGGAGCAGATGAAAGCCGGCTGCATGAAGAAGAAGGGCTTCAAGTACGTCCCGCACGTCTCTCGAAAGCCCGAGAAGACCGACCCGCAGCGCAGGGCGGCCGAAGGTGATCACGTCGCGGCCAGGGAGTTGAGGGCCAAGTACGGTCACCAGATCTTCGCCTCGTACGTCTATCCCGACGACCCCGCCGCAGGCGCCCTCGTCGCTGATGAAGACGACCGGTATGTCAACCTGCTGGGCCGCCTGAACGACAGCCAGCTCATCGTCTACCAAGCGGACCTCGGGACGTGCGCCCACGAGGCATTCAAGGCGGTGCTGCACAAGGAGGTGAAAAGTTTCTTCGACCTCATCACACAGCGGGGGGACGCTCTGCGGCAGCTCAGGACGCGGCGGCTCGACGGGGATCCGCGTCTGGTGGAGCAGGCCGTCGCGTTCGGCGACTGCCTCGTGGCGAAGGGATACCGGGTCACCTCGCGCAAGCCGACGGACCTGGCCCAGCGCGGATCTCGGACGTTCGGCGCGCAATTGAAGAGACTCGGCCAGGGGGAGCGGGAACTCACCGCGGAACAGGCCCGGCCGTACCTGGCCAGGGGGATCGAGGACGCCCTGGACGACCTCGCGTGCGGCAAGGACTTCTACGCCCGCTATTCACCCGCCGACTCGGCCATCATCGAGGAAATCGACGCGGAGTTCGGCATGTGAGACCTGGGTTGTCCCGGGCGGCTTCCCGCGTCGGGACGATTCTGCTCCTCTGCCTCGAACGCCACGGCGCCGCGAATCCACCCACGGCGCCGGCCGGATCACCCCGGCGGCCCTGAGCGGTGCGCGTCCCCTCCCACGGCCACGCGGCGAATGCCGCCGACCTGGTGCCCGGCTGACCGTCACCACGGACGTAGATCATCCCCTATTGCCGAAAGAGGCAGTTTATGACTTTAGGTAGATCATTCATCGCCGTTCTCCTGGCGGGAACGCTCGGCCTCACGCCGACGCAGGGCGGGCAGGCCGGCGCCCCGGAGCCGAGCGCCGGAAAGGGGAGCGCCGGAAAGGTGAGCGGAGTGACCCTGATCACCGGTGACCGGGTCGTGGTCGTCGGCAAGGGGTATCGCGTGGAGCCCGGCCCCGGCAGGCAGGTCGGGTTCATGAAGCAGGTGCGCGAGGGCCACCTGTACGTGATCCCGTCCGATGCCAGGCCCCTGATCGCCAAGGGAGTGCTCGACCGGCGGCTGTTCGACGTCACCCAGCTTCTGGCGTGGCGCTACGGCGACGCCGACACGGCCGACATCCCGGTGATCACCCAGTCGTCCAAGGGGCTGGCTCCCCCGCCTCTGGGCGCGCGGCAGACCCGGCAGCTCGCAGATCTCGGCATGAGCGCGCTCCGCGTGCCCAAGGCGAGTGCGGCCCAGACGTGGAAGGACCTGACGGACGGTGCCCGCACTCTGGCCGCGGGGACGACGAAGCTGTGGCTGGACGGCCGCCGGTCCTTCACCCTGGACCAGAGCGTCAAGCAGATCGGTGCCACCGAGGCGTGGAAGCAGGGCATGACCGGCAAGGGGGTCACGGTCGCCGTGCTCGACTCCGGTTACGACCCCGACCATCCCGATCTGAAGGGTGTGGTGGCGCAGGAGCGCAACTTCAGCGAGGATCCCGACATCCGCGACGCCGTCGGTCACGGTACCCACGTCGCCTCGACCGTCGCCGGCGCCGGGGAGAAGTACCGGGGGGTGGCGCCGGACGCGAAGCTCGCCATCGGCAAGGTGGGCAGCGCCTCCGGCCTGACCGAGTCTGCCATCCTGGCGGGGATGGAATGGGCCGCCGTCGAGGTCAAGGCCAGGGTCGTCAACATGAGCTTCGGCACGATGGACACGCCGGAGCTCGACCCCGTGGAGCAGGCGGTGAACTCGCTGTCGGAGCGGACGGGCACCTTGTTCGTCGTCGCCGCGGGCAACGGCGGCGGAGCGCCGGTGAACAGCCCCGGCGGCGCCGACGCCGCCCTCACGGTGGGCGCCGTCGACAGGGAGGACCGGATGGCTCCCTTCTCCAGCACCGGACCGCGTGAGGGCGACCACGCGATCAAGCCGGACGTCACCGCGCCGGGCGTGGGCATCGTGGCCGCCGCGGCCGCCGGCACCGCCGAGGGCTCCCACGTCGCGATGAGTGGCACCTCGATGGCCGCCCCGCACGTGGTCGGAGCCGCGGCGATCCTCGCCCAGCGCCACCCCGAGTGGACCGGGCAGCAGCTCAAGGCCGCACTCATCGGCAGCGCCGCGCCCTCGGCCGGCGCGACGCCGTACCAGCAGGGCAGCGGGCGGGTGGATCTGGTCCGCGCGCTCGCCCAGCAGGTCGTGGCCGTGCCGGGCAACGTGTGGGCCGCCTTCCCCTGGAACGGCCCGGACGAGCGGACGGCGGTCAAGACCATCACCTACGCCAACTCCGGAGACGCTCCCCTCTCCCTCGACCTCACCGCCGAGGGAGAGGTGCTGAAGCTCTCCGCTCAGCGGATCGAGGTGCCCGCCGGAGGGCAGGCGTCGGTCACGCTCACGATCGACGGTGGCGGGAAGGCGCCGGGCGACTATCTCGGGACCGTCACCGCGAGGTCGGGCGAGACCGTGATCCGCACCCTGGCCGGCGCGTACGTCGAGCCGGAGTCCTACGACGTGACCGTCAACGCCATCGGCAGGGATGGCGCGCCCGTCGACGCCTACGCCCAGGTTTACGACCCGAAGACCGGCGCCATTCGCGATCTGGGCTTCCAGAACGGGATCGCCAAGATCCGGCTGCCCAAGGGCGAGTGGAACCTCTATTGGGAGGTCATCGGGAGGACGACCGGGGTCACGATCGCCCACACCACGCTGGAGGTCGACGACGCCGACCAGCAGATGACACTGGACGCCCGCCAGGGCAAGCGCGTGCGGATCACGCTTGACGACCCGACCGCGGTACGTCAACCCGTCATTGAGGCCCAGATGGGCTACGGACCGTGGACGATGGGCTGGACGCTCTGGTCGTCCCCCACGCAACCCGAAAAAGAGGTCTTCACCGTTCCCGTGCGCCAGAAGGGACTGCGCTACATGCTCAGGACCCTCTGGGAGAGCAAGGACGTCTCACCGAGCCCGTACGTCTACGACCTCGTGGACCGCAGGACCGACGGGCTTCCCGAAGATCCCACGTACGCCGTCAGGCAGCGGGACCTCGCGAAGGTGACGGCGACCTACCGGGCGTCCGGGGTGGCGGCCAAGGGCTGGCCGCTCACCGGGCCCCGACTCCGCGACACCGAGGCCACGTTCTTCACGGCACCCGTGGGGGAGATGGACCTGCCCGGCACGCTCACCCACTACCGGACGCCGGGGCTGGTCTGGGACAGCGGACTTGAGGTCGGCGCGTCCGTACTGGCCGACGAAGGCAGGGCCCTGAAGCGCGAGCACATCCGGGAGACGTGGAACGCCGCCGTGACCGGCCCCTCGTTCGCCAGGCCCGGCGGCAGCCGTACCGGCGACAGACTGACGCTCTCCGCCGGCACGTTCTTCGCCGACGGCACGGCGGGACGGACCGGGACGGACGGCGAGGCCACCGGCACCGCCACCCTCACCGGGAGCGGGCAGGTGATCGCCAAGACCGACATCGCCGGCTGCTTCTACTACGACCCGAAAACGTGTGAGTTCCGTGCCGACCTGCCGGCTGAGGCCGCCGCCTACACGCTGAGCACGTCGATGCGCAGGCAGGTGCCGTACTCGACGCTGTCGACGGCGGTGGACGCCACCTGGACGTTCCGCTCGGCGAACACCGCGAAGGAGCAGCCGCTGCCGCTGATGGCGGTGCGCTACGCCCCCGAAGGGCTCGACGACCTCAACCACGCCAAGCCGGGTTCGCTGACCCGGCTGCCGATGTGGATCGAGCGGAACCCCGGGGCGCCCAAGGCGACGGTGAGGTCCCTCCGGCTGGAGATGTCCTCCGACGACG
It includes:
- a CDS encoding S8 family serine peptidase, with amino-acid sequence MTLGRSFIAVLLAGTLGLTPTQGGQAGAPEPSAGKGSAGKVSGVTLITGDRVVVVGKGYRVEPGPGRQVGFMKQVREGHLYVIPSDARPLIAKGVLDRRLFDVTQLLAWRYGDADTADIPVITQSSKGLAPPPLGARQTRQLADLGMSALRVPKASAAQTWKDLTDGARTLAAGTTKLWLDGRRSFTLDQSVKQIGATEAWKQGMTGKGVTVAVLDSGYDPDHPDLKGVVAQERNFSEDPDIRDAVGHGTHVASTVAGAGEKYRGVAPDAKLAIGKVGSASGLTESAILAGMEWAAVEVKARVVNMSFGTMDTPELDPVEQAVNSLSERTGTLFVVAAGNGGGAPVNSPGGADAALTVGAVDREDRMAPFSSTGPREGDHAIKPDVTAPGVGIVAAAAAGTAEGSHVAMSGTSMAAPHVVGAAAILAQRHPEWTGQQLKAALIGSAAPSAGATPYQQGSGRVDLVRALAQQVVAVPGNVWAAFPWNGPDERTAVKTITYANSGDAPLSLDLTAEGEVLKLSAQRIEVPAGGQASVTLTIDGGGKAPGDYLGTVTARSGETVIRTLAGAYVEPESYDVTVNAIGRDGAPVDAYAQVYDPKTGAIRDLGFQNGIAKIRLPKGEWNLYWEVIGRTTGVTIAHTTLEVDDADQQMTLDARQGKRVRITLDDPTAVRQPVIEAQMGYGPWTMGWTLWSSPTQPEKEVFTVPVRQKGLRYMLRTLWESKDVSPSPYVYDLVDRRTDGLPEDPTYAVRQRDLAKVTATYRASGVAAKGWPLTGPRLRDTEATFFTAPVGEMDLPGTLTHYRTPGLVWDSGLEVGASVLADEGRALKREHIRETWNAAVTGPSFARPGGSRTGDRLTLSAGTFFADGTAGRTGTDGEATGTATLTGSGQVIAKTDIAGCFYYDPKTCEFRADLPAEAAAYTLSTSMRRQVPYSTLSTAVDATWTFRSANTAKEQPLPLMAVRYAPEGLDDLNHAKPGSLTRLPMWIERNPGAPKATVRSLRLEMSSDDGASWHRIPAAPSPSGWTAAVPNPRTPGFVSLRVTVTDTSGAGLTQAITRAYAVG